A DNA window from Parabacteroides johnsonii DSM 18315 contains the following coding sequences:
- a CDS encoding GNAT family N-acetyltransferase has translation MNLLQNNVVRLRAPEPEDLELLYSWENNPEWWELGNTLAPYSRYLLKEYIAESHRDIFDLKQLRLMIDLCSTGQTVGMLDLYDFDPHHRRAGVGILVDPLYQKNGLATEALNLLVGYAFSYLKLHQLFVHIPVGNEPSKSLFTRCGFTVTGILTDWITTKDGYSDVLIMQRIN, from the coding sequence ATGAACCTACTTCAAAACAATGTCGTCCGCCTTCGCGCTCCGGAACCGGAAGATTTGGAACTGCTCTATTCTTGGGAAAACAATCCCGAATGGTGGGAGCTTGGGAATACGTTGGCACCTTATTCCCGCTATCTGTTGAAAGAATATATAGCAGAATCTCACCGGGATATATTCGATTTGAAGCAATTGCGCCTGATGATCGATCTTTGTTCTACGGGACAGACGGTCGGCATGTTGGATTTGTATGATTTCGATCCGCATCATCGCAGGGCAGGTGTCGGCATATTGGTCGATCCGCTTTACCAGAAGAACGGACTGGCGACAGAAGCGTTGAACCTGTTGGTAGGATATGCTTTTTCTTATTTAAAGTTACATCAACTCTTTGTTCATATCCCGGTAGGGAACGAACCGAGCAAAAGTCTCTTTACCCGTTGCGGCTTTACCGTGACAGGCATATTGACAGACTGGATAACGACTAAGGATGGTTATTCGGATGTCTTGATTATGCAGAGAATCAATTGA
- a CDS encoding glycosyltransferase family 2 protein gives MKLSIIIVNYNVKYFLEQCLCSVRAATRGMEAEVLVVDNHSADGSVEYLRPRFPEVTFIENKDNPGFAKANNQAIRISSGEYVLLLNPDTVIGEESMRSLCFFMDEHPEAGGIGVKMLDGHGAFLAESKRSFPSPWVSFCKIFGLSKLFPSSPLFARYSLPYLNKEKQHRVEVLAGAFMFLRREALDKVGLLDESFFMYGEDIDLSYRIVQGGYVNYYIPERILHYKGESTKHGDIKYVKAFYGAMLIFYRKYYPHSGWLMSLLIRLAVLLKASLSAVAGMLGLKRKPRTKHRRLLVLCREEEFEKVKAACVRRMPDLEYVNLWNLDEERVMDAICRRNQMKRFTDLAFCYPDVRFEQMLLLMDKMVDKKINYHIVINGELIIDN, from the coding sequence ATGAAACTGTCCATCATAATAGTCAACTACAATGTAAAGTATTTTCTCGAACAGTGCCTCTGTTCCGTCCGGGCTGCTACCCGAGGGATGGAGGCGGAAGTGCTGGTTGTCGATAATCATTCGGCCGACGGTTCGGTCGAATACCTTCGCCCGCGTTTTCCGGAAGTCACTTTTATCGAGAATAAAGATAATCCCGGATTTGCAAAAGCGAATAATCAGGCAATCCGGATCAGTAGCGGAGAATATGTCCTCTTATTGAATCCCGACACCGTGATAGGCGAGGAAAGCATGCGTTCCCTTTGTTTCTTTATGGACGAACACCCGGAGGCGGGAGGAATCGGTGTGAAGATGTTGGACGGGCATGGTGCTTTCTTGGCGGAGAGCAAGCGGAGTTTTCCTTCCCCTTGGGTGTCTTTCTGCAAGATATTCGGGTTGTCTAAGTTGTTTCCTTCTTCACCTCTGTTTGCCCGTTACAGCCTGCCGTATTTGAATAAGGAGAAGCAGCATAGGGTAGAGGTTTTGGCGGGTGCTTTCATGTTCCTTCGTCGTGAAGCGCTGGATAAAGTGGGGCTGCTGGACGAGTCTTTCTTTATGTATGGCGAAGACATCGATTTGTCTTACCGGATTGTGCAGGGGGGGTATGTGAATTATTATATCCCCGAACGTATCCTTCATTATAAAGGAGAAAGTACGAAGCATGGTGATATCAAATATGTAAAAGCCTTTTATGGGGCCATGTTGATATTCTACCGGAAATATTATCCGCATTCCGGTTGGCTGATGAGCCTGCTTATCCGTTTGGCTGTTCTGCTGAAAGCATCCCTTTCCGCTGTCGCCGGTATGTTGGGGCTGAAACGGAAACCCCGGACGAAACATCGCCGCCTGCTGGTACTTTGCCGGGAAGAAGAGTTTGAAAAGGTGAAAGCGGCCTGTGTGAGACGGATGCCGGATCTGGAATATGTCAATCTTTGGAATCTGGATGAAGAACGCGTGATGGATGCTATCTGCCGTCGCAACCAGATGAAACGTTTTACCGATTTGGCATTCTGCTACCCGGATGTCCGTTTCGAGCAGATGCTCTTATTGATGGACAAGATGGTCGATAAAAAGATCAACTATCATATAGTCATTAATGGAGAATTGATAATTGACAATTGA
- the recR gene encoding recombination mediator RecR — protein sequence MNQKYPSVLLENAVNELSSLPGVGRKTALRLALHMLRRDVGYTEGFASALLALRRDVKYCKVCHNICDDNMCSICADHQRDHSMVCVVENIKEVMAIENTGQFRGVYHVLGGIISPMDGIGPGDLQIDSLVQRVAEGEVKEVVLALSTTMEGDTTNFFIYRKLSSYDVKISVIARGVSIGDEIEYADEITLGRSIVNRTSFNDSIKV from the coding sequence ATGAATCAAAAATATCCATCAGTCTTATTGGAAAATGCGGTGAACGAATTGTCGTCGTTGCCGGGAGTGGGACGGAAGACGGCGCTCAGGCTGGCGCTTCATATGCTTCGTCGGGATGTCGGCTATACGGAAGGGTTTGCGTCCGCGCTGTTGGCACTTCGCCGGGATGTCAAATATTGTAAGGTCTGCCATAATATATGCGACGATAACATGTGCTCTATCTGTGCCGACCACCAGCGTGACCATTCGATGGTCTGTGTGGTCGAGAATATTAAGGAAGTGATGGCGATCGAAAACACAGGGCAGTTCCGTGGCGTTTATCATGTCTTGGGCGGTATTATTTCGCCGATGGACGGAATAGGCCCGGGGGATTTGCAGATCGACAGCCTGGTACAGCGGGTAGCCGAAGGAGAAGTGAAGGAAGTTGTCTTGGCACTCAGTACGACAATGGAGGGCGACACGACGAATTTTTTCATCTACCGCAAGCTTTCTTCCTATGATGTGAAGATTTCGGTCATCGCGCGTGGCGTCTCTATTGGCGACGAAATCGAATATGCCGATGAAATAACGTTGGGGCGTTCCATCGTGAACCGTACCAGCTTTAATGACTCCATCAAGGTGTGA
- a CDS encoding DUF262 domain-containing protein: MNDRFEAKEMSFVDIFHKYGFEISIPSIQRDYAQGRNTVEAKKIRENFVRQLKEYILSGESHSLDFIYGSGENGSFVPLDGQQRLTTLWLLHIYVLCVNNKNQEDSLDDFKFTYQTRDSSKRFCHALLLSAKNVLNHKSLASRKVRPSELIRNEGWWFIAWDDDPTVYGMLNMLDEIDKVFFDVVDEAYERLFSAGSYPIVFEFLPLNGFHDIDDLYIKMNARGLPLTSFEIFKSKLIEDVERYLPNEEKLFKANIDVNWSDTLWAFRDADKSIDKFLQRIMIVLLANEGTVAGDGKTIDPASLDCLFEANDKKVTFAHNWYERKGVIFNSALLARLNSDLHLLLDPEVSPLTNSIDGYDTFWFDVSEAVRRWILKGWDVDNEANLSYSTRLKLHAFLKYRKAFADSSNEEFSEWMRVVHNLLEATPIDSSSDMARALRGIENMLASYGKWRDKMLGDSQGSDVSINEWVAKSMSFKPLFMNNDQWQEEVVKAQLRRNEEWKELIYKAEHHPYLRGQIGVTLWLAGVIPPATPFVDLTEIPPIGLYQSYITKAYPLFEKLGNAASEEVKNFLMVRAMLAQGDYMPWASSYRKNLYNRPNHRDYSWKSLFRITTSSTNGPALKCLKGILDNTCFSESDICRSLTTIMSQGEPTEFWRKAFLGECGVKLMEYAKQGFIAFDGENVLIYGSSQRNHYHAELKSRLLYECLCKQSHCSPEYVSVKSQEEDSHIDIKGFSICHWNSEWKVWKDGQYDQYEILQNEDEVLEYIGVPKTYML; the protein is encoded by the coding sequence ATGAATGATAGATTTGAAGCAAAAGAGATGTCCTTTGTGGATATCTTCCACAAATATGGGTTTGAAATATCAATTCCCTCCATACAACGTGATTACGCTCAAGGCCGCAATACCGTTGAGGCTAAGAAAATCCGTGAGAATTTTGTACGGCAACTCAAGGAATATATTCTTAGCGGAGAATCCCATAGCCTTGATTTTATTTACGGGAGCGGGGAGAATGGTTCTTTTGTCCCTTTGGATGGCCAGCAACGTCTTACGACACTTTGGCTTTTACATATTTATGTGCTTTGTGTAAACAATAAGAACCAAGAGGATAGTTTGGATGATTTCAAATTTACTTATCAGACCAGAGATAGTTCGAAAAGGTTTTGCCACGCTCTGCTTTTATCGGCAAAAAACGTTTTGAACCACAAATCTCTGGCATCGAGAAAAGTCCGGCCTTCCGAACTGATAAGAAACGAAGGTTGGTGGTTTATTGCTTGGGATGACGATCCTACCGTATATGGGATGCTCAATATGCTCGATGAAATTGATAAGGTTTTCTTTGATGTGGTCGATGAAGCTTACGAAAGGCTTTTCAGTGCCGGTTCCTATCCTATTGTATTTGAATTTCTCCCGCTCAATGGCTTCCATGATATTGATGACCTGTATATCAAGATGAATGCCAGAGGGTTGCCATTGACCAGTTTCGAGATCTTCAAAAGCAAACTTATAGAAGATGTAGAGCGCTATTTGCCTAATGAAGAAAAGTTGTTCAAAGCCAATATTGATGTCAACTGGTCAGATACTCTTTGGGCTTTTCGTGATGCGGACAAGAGCATAGACAAGTTCCTGCAGAGGATTATGATAGTCCTTTTAGCCAATGAGGGAACTGTGGCTGGCGATGGTAAAACAATCGATCCTGCAAGTTTGGATTGTCTGTTTGAAGCGAATGATAAAAAAGTGACCTTTGCCCACAATTGGTATGAGCGGAAAGGGGTCATTTTCAACTCTGCTTTGTTGGCACGTCTGAACTCCGACTTGCACCTGCTTTTGGATCCTGAAGTTTCTCCATTGACAAACTCGATAGATGGATATGATACATTCTGGTTTGATGTCTCCGAAGCTGTCCGTAGGTGGATCTTGAAAGGGTGGGATGTAGACAACGAGGCAAATTTGTCTTACTCAACGAGGCTCAAGCTCCATGCTTTTCTTAAATACCGTAAGGCTTTTGCTGATTCTTCAAATGAGGAATTTTCAGAATGGATGCGCGTTGTCCATAATCTTTTGGAGGCTACTCCTATTGACAGTTCTTCAGATATGGCCAGGGCGCTTAGAGGCATTGAGAACATGCTCGCCTCATATGGCAAATGGAGGGATAAAATGTTGGGCGACAGCCAAGGTTCCGATGTTTCTATTAATGAATGGGTGGCCAAATCGATGTCTTTCAAACCGTTGTTCATGAATAATGACCAATGGCAGGAGGAAGTGGTCAAGGCACAACTTCGCCGAAATGAAGAATGGAAAGAGCTGATATATAAAGCGGAACATCACCCTTATCTCAGGGGGCAAATAGGTGTGACTTTATGGTTGGCAGGGGTAATTCCACCCGCCACTCCTTTTGTAGATCTGACAGAGATTCCGCCCATCGGACTTTATCAATCATATATCACAAAAGCCTACCCGTTATTTGAGAAACTGGGGAACGCTGCATCTGAAGAAGTTAAAAACTTTCTTATGGTGCGGGCTATGTTAGCCCAAGGTGATTATATGCCTTGGGCATCAAGTTATAGGAAAAATCTGTATAACCGGCCCAACCATAGAGATTATTCATGGAAGAGTTTATTCCGAATTACCACTTCAAGTACCAATGGCCCAGCATTGAAATGCCTGAAAGGGATATTGGATAATACGTGTTTCTCCGAGTCTGATATTTGCCGGTCCCTAACGACTATCATGTCTCAGGGGGAACCAACTGAATTTTGGAGAAAAGCGTTTCTTGGTGAATGTGGAGTCAAGTTGATGGAATATGCCAAGCAAGGATTCATTGCATTTGATGGCGAGAATGTCCTTATCTATGGTTCCAGCCAAAGGAACCATTATCATGCGGAGTTAAAATCACGTCTTCTTTATGAATGCCTTTGCAAACAATCCCATTGTTCACCCGAATATGTTTCTGTGAAATCTCAGGAAGAAGATTCGCACATCGATATTAAAGGCTTCTCTATCTGCCATTGGAATTCGGAATGGAAAGTATGGAAAGACGGCCAATACGACCAATACGAAATCCTGCAAAATGAGGATGAGGTTTTGGAGTATATAGGGGTTCCTAAAACATACATGTTATAA